GGAAGGCGTCCGGGGCGTCGACGTCGCCGCGCAGGATCCCCAGGCCGGTGCCGGGGACGACCTCGTAGTGCAGGTCCTCGCCCTCGCCGACCGCGACGTGCTCGCGGTAGCCCAGGAACGTGAAGTGGTTGGCGTTGAGCCAGCCGACCAGCTCCTGGGCCAGCGCCGCCTCCTCCGTCCGGCCGCCGGTGAGCGACGGGTCGCCCAGCAGCGCGGCCGTCTCGGTGGAGCGCTCGAGCATCGGCCGCCAGTCCTCGACGGCGGCCCGGACCAGACCGAGCACCTCGCGCAGGCCCCGGTCGAGGGCGGGCACGAGGGCGTCGGGGTCCTCCGGCCGGGCCGGCGGCAGGATCTCCAGGTGCATCCAGGACTCGGCCAGCACGCCGGGCTCGGCGGCCGCCTCCCCGCGCTCCACGGTGACCAGGGCGCCGTCGGCGTCGCGCCGGACGAGGTACTGGGGGTGGAAGACCTCGCGGACGCTCCAGCCCTGCCGGAGCACCTCCATGGTCACCGAGTCGACGAGGAACGGCTGGTCGTCGGTCACGACCTGCACGACGGTCGCGCCCCCGGCGGTCCAGCCGTCGTCGCCCTGCCGGGGCGTGCGGACGGTGATGACGGGCTCGCCGGGGCGGCGCTGCACCGCGGCCCGGTAGTGGCTGGCGACGAGGCCGAGCAGGTCGTCGGCGGTGCGGGAGTCGACGTCGACGGCGTCGACGTGGCGGAAGTAGTGCTGCAGGAAGCCCTCGACCTGCGCGGGGTCCTGCCCCAGCTCGGCCGCCAGGGCGGCCCCGCGGCTGGCCACCGTGGCGATCTTCTCGTTCTTGTCCTGCTCCAGCTCCGCGTCCGCCACCGTCACGTCAACCATCCTCGTCGAGCCCCGCACGCCCTCGTGCGCCGGCCTCTCGACCCTAGTACCGGGGGGCCGGCGCCACGGCTCAACGGCACGGCTCGCCAGGGGGCGCGGGGCGCGCTGCCATCATGGGCGCATGGACATCACCACGCGCCTCGAGTTCGCGGCCGCCCCGCCCGAGGTCTACGCCATGCTGACCGACGCCCAGTACCTCGACGAGGTGTGCCGGGCCACCGAGTCCAGCAGCTACGACGTCGACGTCGCCGGCTCCACCACCCGCACCACCCGCTCGTTCCCGGCGCCGGAGGCCGTGGCCCGCTTCGTGGGCGGCACCCTCACCGTGACCGAGCAGACGGCCTGGGGTGAGGCCACCGCCGACGGCGCCCGGAGCGGTGACCTGGAGATGACCGTGCAGGGTCAGCCGGTGAGCATGAGGGGCCGGCTGGCGCTGGCGCCGGGCGGGCCGGGCACCGTCGTCGAGCTGACGGGGGCCCTCAAGGTGGCGATCCCGCTGCTGGGCAAGAAGCTGGAGCAGTCCTCCGCGCCGGCCGTGCTGGCCGGGTTCGAGAAGCAGCAGGAGGTCGGCAGCCGCTGGCTGTCGCGCTGACGCCGTGGTGGACCTGAGCACGGTGGAGGCCGACGGCCCCCGGCACGGGATGGTGGACAACGCCATCTACGTCGGCGGCCGGCGGACCGACACCCCCGTCGACCTCGAGTCGACGTTCGCGCTGCTGCGCCAGCGCCAGGGCATGGCCTGGATCGGGCTGTACCGGCCGACGGCGGACGACATCCGCTCCGTCGCCGGCGAGTTCGCCGTGCACCCGCTGGCCGTCGAGGACGCCATCGCCGCGCACCAGCGGCCGAAGCTGGAGCGCTACGGCGACCTGCTGTTCGCCGTGCTCCGGCCGGCCCGCTACCTGGACGCCGTCGAGAAGGTGGAGTTCGGGGAGCTGCACGTGTTCCTGGGTGCGGACTTCGTCGTCACGATCCGGCACGCCGAGTCCCCCGACCTCGCCCGGGTCCGGCACCGCCTGGAGGCCAACCCGGACCTGCTGCAGCTGGGTCCGGAGGCGGTGCTGTACGCGATCCTCGACCAGGTCGTCGACGAGTACGCACCCGTCGTCGCGGGGCTGGAGAACGACGTCGACGAGATCGAGGACCAGCTGTTCAGCAACGAT
The window above is part of the Friedmanniella luteola genome. Proteins encoded here:
- the corA gene encoding magnesium/cobalt transporter CorA, with amino-acid sequence MVDLSTVEADGPRHGMVDNAIYVGGRRTDTPVDLESTFALLRQRQGMAWIGLYRPTADDIRSVAGEFAVHPLAVEDAIAAHQRPKLERYGDLLFAVLRPARYLDAVEKVEFGELHVFLGADFVVTIRHAESPDLARVRHRLEANPDLLQLGPEAVLYAILDQVVDEYAPVVAGLENDVDEIEDQLFSNDPAVSRRIYELSREVVAFQRATRPLLEMLDSLKAGYAQREVDVELQRLLRDVADHVIRIAERADGFRTLLQNALTVHSTLVGQQQNEEMRALTQTSLNQNEEVKRISGWAAILFAPTLVGGIYGMNFDHMPELHWRYGYPAALLAMFVLGLVLYLVFKHKRWL
- a CDS encoding DUF2505 domain-containing protein encodes the protein MDITTRLEFAAAPPEVYAMLTDAQYLDEVCRATESSSYDVDVAGSTTRTTRSFPAPEAVARFVGGTLTVTEQTAWGEATADGARSGDLEMTVQGQPVSMRGRLALAPGGPGTVVELTGALKVAIPLLGKKLEQSSAPAVLAGFEKQQEVGSRWLSR